Proteins encoded within one genomic window of uncultured Draconibacterium sp.:
- the clpP gene encoding ATP-dependent Clp endopeptidase proteolytic subunit ClpP: protein MDNNEFRKYATKHAGISSLTMDKYTSAYGSYISPTIIEERQLNVASMDVFSRLMMDRIIFLGVPIDDTVANIIQAQLLFLESTDPSKDIQIYFNSPGGSVYAGLGIYDTMQYISADVATICTGMAASMAAVLMTAGQKGKRSALTHSRIMIHQPMGGAQGQASDIEITAREIKKIKNELYTILANHSGQTFDQIEKDSDRDYWMTAQEAVDYGMIDEILVRNNK, encoded by the coding sequence ATGGACAACAACGAATTTAGAAAATACGCAACTAAGCATGCTGGTATCAGCAGCTTAACAATGGACAAATATACATCGGCATACGGCAGTTATATTTCGCCAACAATTATCGAAGAGCGTCAGTTAAACGTAGCATCAATGGATGTGTTTTCGCGTTTAATGATGGACCGTATTATTTTCCTTGGCGTACCAATCGATGATACCGTAGCTAACATTATTCAGGCACAATTGCTGTTCCTCGAGTCAACTGATCCGTCAAAAGACATTCAGATTTATTTTAACTCACCGGGAGGTTCTGTTTATGCCGGTTTAGGCATTTATGATACCATGCAATATATTTCGGCCGATGTTGCAACTATCTGTACAGGTATGGCAGCATCGATGGCAGCTGTGTTGATGACAGCCGGACAGAAAGGAAAACGTTCTGCACTAACACATTCCCGAATAATGATCCACCAACCAATGGGTGGTGCTCAGGGGCAGGCTTCTGATATTGAGATCACGGCACGCGAGATCAAAAAGATTAAGAACGAATTATATACCATTTTAGCTAATCATTCTGGACAAACATTTGATCAGATCGAAAAAGATTCAGATCGCGACTACTGGATGACCGCACAGGAAGCAGTAGACTATGGTATGATTGATGAAATTTTAGTTAGAAATAACAAATAA
- the clpX gene encoding ATP-dependent Clp protease ATP-binding subunit ClpX, which translates to MSNKEKMDKCSFCGREKKEVNLLIAGIDGHICDRCAEQAHSIIQEEVKTSSSFDLDDIKLLKPKEIKDFLDQYVIGQDRAKRVLSVSVYNHYKRLTQKVDDDETEIEKSNIILVGETGTGKTLLARTIAKMLHVPFTIVDATVLTEAGYVGEDIESLLTRLLQAADYNVEAAERGIVFVDEIDKIARKSDNPSITRDVSGEGVQQGLLKLLEGSVVNVPPQGGRKHPEQKLIPVDTKNILFVCGGAFDGIERKIANRLNTKVIGYSAAKDADRIERENLLQYVSPQDLKSFGLIPEIIGRLPVLTYLNPLDKETLRNILTEPKNSVIKQYKKLFKLDEIELEFDEEALEYIVDKAIEFKLGARGLRSICENIMNDAMFDAPSDEISELRITKEYAESQIDKSGIRRLKAS; encoded by the coding sequence ATGTCAAATAAAGAAAAGATGGACAAGTGTTCGTTTTGCGGACGGGAAAAGAAAGAAGTGAATCTTCTGATTGCAGGGATTGACGGACACATTTGCGACCGTTGTGCCGAGCAGGCTCATTCGATTATCCAGGAAGAGGTGAAAACATCAAGCTCTTTCGATTTGGATGACATAAAACTGCTTAAGCCAAAAGAGATCAAGGATTTTCTTGATCAATACGTTATCGGGCAAGATCGCGCCAAACGTGTGCTTTCGGTTTCGGTCTACAATCATTACAAACGACTGACACAAAAAGTCGACGATGACGAGACCGAGATTGAAAAATCGAACATTATTTTGGTTGGCGAAACAGGTACCGGAAAAACGTTGCTGGCACGCACAATTGCTAAAATGTTGCATGTTCCATTTACTATTGTCGATGCAACGGTACTTACCGAAGCCGGTTATGTTGGCGAAGACATTGAGAGTTTGTTAACACGCCTGTTACAAGCTGCCGATTACAATGTTGAAGCTGCCGAGCGCGGAATTGTTTTTGTTGACGAGATTGATAAGATCGCTCGTAAAAGCGATAATCCATCGATAACACGCGACGTTTCAGGCGAAGGCGTTCAGCAAGGTTTGTTAAAACTGCTGGAAGGTTCGGTTGTAAACGTTCCGCCACAGGGAGGACGTAAGCACCCGGAACAAAAACTGATTCCTGTTGATACAAAAAATATATTGTTTGTATGCGGTGGTGCATTTGATGGTATTGAGCGCAAAATTGCCAACCGACTAAATACTAAAGTTATTGGTTACAGCGCAGCAAAAGATGCCGACCGTATTGAGCGCGAAAACCTGCTTCAATATGTGTCGCCACAGGATTTAAAATCTTTTGGCTTGATTCCGGAGATCATCGGTCGTTTACCGGTGCTAACTTACCTGAATCCTTTAGACAAAGAAACGCTGCGCAACATTTTAACCGAGCCAAAAAATTCGGTTATCAAGCAGTACAAAAAGCTGTTTAAGCTGGATGAAATTGAGTTGGAATTTGACGAAGAAGCTTTGGAATACATTGTTGACAAAGCAATTGAGTTTAAACTCGGTGCACGTGGGTTACGTTCGATTTGTGAAAACATTATGAACGATGCCATGTTTGATGCGCCATCAGATGAAATTTCAGAATTGCGCATCACTAAAGAATACGCCGAAAGTCAGATCGATAAATCTGGAATCAGGCGATTAAAAGCAAGCTAA
- the tig gene encoding trigger factor → MNINLENIDQVNAVINLTIEKTDYEKQVADVLKDYRQKATIPGFRPGKVPAGLIKKRFGTAVLVEEVNKLISQNLSKYMIDEKLPVLGEPMPNEEKQKPIDWEKDESFEFTFDVALAPEVKVSLDKRSKYTYYNIAVSDDMIQQQVDMASSQLGENVTAEEAKEDSTVRGNFVQLDNEGNEVEGGIAPEGVLLAVDKIKDEEIKNAFIGCKKDDIIVFNPIKAFENNHEVSHMLNIKHEEADTLESDFRYTVTEILQFQQAELNEELFKKVYGEETEVKTLDDFKAKIKEDLSKNLVFSSDHKFALDTRDALVEKTALEMPEEFLKRWLVAVNKELTQEQIENEFPAFILDLKWQLIKDEIAKENELKVEADEAEDFAKQMAMAQFQQYGINNAPEEQLESFAKMMLEKPEEKERIYKKLLEDKVVEVVKEKVTIQEEEVSQEKFNEMMQAAQ, encoded by the coding sequence ATGAATATTAATTTAGAAAACATCGACCAGGTTAATGCGGTAATCAACCTTACAATCGAAAAAACCGACTATGAAAAACAAGTTGCCGATGTTTTAAAAGACTATCGTCAAAAAGCTACAATTCCAGGATTCCGCCCCGGCAAAGTTCCGGCAGGCCTTATCAAAAAGAGATTTGGAACAGCTGTTTTGGTTGAAGAGGTAAATAAATTGATCTCTCAAAACCTATCGAAATACATGATTGATGAAAAACTGCCTGTACTTGGCGAGCCGATGCCAAACGAGGAAAAACAAAAACCAATCGACTGGGAAAAAGATGAGTCGTTTGAGTTTACTTTCGACGTAGCTTTAGCTCCTGAAGTAAAAGTATCGCTCGACAAACGAAGTAAATACACCTATTACAACATTGCCGTTTCTGACGACATGATTCAGCAGCAGGTTGATATGGCATCTTCTCAATTGGGCGAAAATGTTACTGCCGAAGAAGCAAAAGAAGACAGCACTGTTCGCGGTAATTTTGTTCAGCTTGACAATGAAGGCAACGAAGTTGAAGGCGGAATTGCTCCTGAAGGTGTTCTCTTAGCGGTTGACAAAATCAAAGACGAAGAAATTAAAAACGCATTTATCGGCTGCAAAAAAGACGACATTATCGTTTTCAACCCGATAAAAGCTTTCGAAAATAACCACGAAGTTTCGCACATGCTGAACATTAAGCATGAAGAAGCTGACACTTTGGAAAGTGATTTCAGATACACAGTAACTGAAATCCTTCAGTTCCAACAAGCTGAATTGAATGAAGAATTATTCAAAAAAGTTTACGGCGAAGAGACTGAGGTGAAAACGCTTGACGATTTCAAAGCAAAAATTAAAGAAGACCTGTCCAAAAACCTGGTATTCTCATCCGATCATAAATTTGCACTAGACACCCGCGATGCGCTGGTTGAAAAAACTGCTCTGGAAATGCCGGAGGAATTTTTGAAACGTTGGTTAGTGGCTGTAAACAAAGAATTAACACAGGAGCAAATCGAAAACGAATTCCCTGCATTTATTCTTGATTTGAAATGGCAATTGATTAAAGACGAGATTGCAAAAGAAAACGAATTGAAAGTTGAAGCTGACGAAGCTGAAGACTTTGCCAAGCAAATGGCGATGGCACAGTTTCAGCAGTACGGAATCAACAATGCACCAGAGGAGCAGCTGGAATCGTTTGCTAAAATGATGCTTGAAAAACCTGAAGAAAAAGAACGCATCTACAAAAAACTTTTGGAAGACAAAGTTGTAGAAGTAGTGAAAGAAAAAGTTACTATTCAGGAAGAAGAAGTATCGCAGGAAAAATTCAATGAAATGATGCAAGCTGCTCAATAG